Proteins from a single region of Bacteroidota bacterium:
- a CDS encoding DUF305 domain-containing protein translates to MESAKNKPYLKLLLMVVFSFISMYILMFAMVDVFANVYPSRNHFYMAAVMTAPMVIIELILMSKMYPSKKRNIVIIAFSTVALIGFFMMIRNQTAIGNEQFLRSMIPHHAGAILMCKESSFDDPEIKKLCEKISAGQQEEIDQMKAILQRLEHK, encoded by the coding sequence ATGGAATCAGCAAAGAACAAACCTTATCTGAAACTCCTTCTCATGGTTGTATTTTCTTTTATCTCAATGTACATCCTTATGTTTGCAATGGTAGATGTATTTGCAAATGTCTATCCAAGCCGTAACCATTTCTATATGGCTGCAGTAATGACAGCTCCGATGGTTATTATTGAATTAATTTTGATGAGCAAAATGTACCCGAGCAAAAAAAGAAATATTGTAATCATTGCATTCAGTACAGTAGCGCTTATCGGTTTTTTTATGATGATAAGAAACCAGACTGCCATTGGAAATGAACAGTTTTTAAGATCAATGATTCCGCATCACGCAGGAGCAATTCTGATGTGCAAGGAGTCTTCTTTTGACGACCCTGAAATAAAAAAATTGTGCGAGAAAATTTCTGCAGGACAACAGGAAGAAATTGACCAGATGAAAGCAATATTGCAAAGACTTGAACATAAATAA